A genomic segment from Epinephelus fuscoguttatus linkage group LG17, E.fuscoguttatus.final_Chr_v1 encodes:
- the ehmt2 gene encoding histone-lysine N-methyltransferase EHMT2 isoform X2, with product MSASETTTKEPPERNDSKTPAESLSGPSQVKEDNAASTAAAVAKKTEPMGGMSSLLLSQQPGKDTSRAGEEGDKWSPAASPNKPAAGHAAKSISSTAPSPLSSPSTSSTLSPGRAKMSVSGPGSSKSVLAPAPSSSSSSSSSSSSSSSSATASSSPSVSPGPPKIHRARKTMNRPPPGQMSHVERPVASVTPSGSSDSETVAKRRKLGHSSNGTPEKSENVPENAQTMEETLSHKKTAPEKSNSGVRKSEEEVAEKSEISSPSTRDSEKFEDAELRQHTKDTEGSVDMSDHGSESETPRAVKSRNESEESSWPPSDQDRERNTADVVETVGGRSNEYTEVPLGALDIAAADSLTLSPHHEGSDAGDTERLEELPLCSCRMEAPRVDSTSQRISRQCMATESINGELRACTNRTIKGETMRPSSRVPLMVLCDVHRSHMVKHHCCPGCGYFCIAGTFLECCPDQRIAHRFHRGCVTVLGGGRSRSNGGGMLFCPHCGEDASEAQEVTIPSFSSATASATTVVTMSASSTTTPSLPPSAPTAPSLTASTGGMKDGKMPERPVSARMRSHGLITLAVEQQQQQPQPPQTVANVPPAEEGVDSVGPSLCMPNGKPISPSALPPGPSRAALQKAILTQDTERRKKLRFHPRQLYPAAKQGEVQRVLLMLMEGIDPTYQPDSQNRRSALHAAAQRGLMEICYILIQAGAQVDAQDKDLRTPLLEAIINNHIEVAHYLVQNGACVYHTEEDGYTGLHHAAKLGNLEIVNLLLETGQVDVNAQDSGGWTPIIWAAEHKHVAVIKALLNRGADVTINDKSFPSLQELNVCLHWAAYAGNVDIAELVLNSGCSLSSVNMHGDTPLHIAAREGYLECVTLFLSRGADIDIMNREGDTPLSLARADTPVWVALQINRKLRRGITNRMLRTERIICSDIAQGYENVPIPCVNAVDDEGCPSDYKYVSENCETSAMNIDRNITHLQHCSCTDDCSSSNCLCGQLSIRCWYDKDQRLLQEFNKIEPPLIFECNMACSCYRTCKNRVVQAGIKVRLQLYRTEKMGWGVRALQDIPQGSFICEYVGELISDAEADVREDDSYLFDLDNKDGEVYCIDARYYGNISRFINHLCDPNLIPVRVFMLHQDLRFPRIAFFSSRDILSGQELGFDYGDRFWDIKSKYFTCQCGSEKCKHSAEAIALEQSRLARLEACPESGADCGMTMLGNS from the exons ATGTCGGCATCCGAGACAACGACGAAG GAGCCTCCTGAAAGAAATGACTCAAAAACACCAGCAGAGTCATTATCTGGACCAAGTCAAGTAAAGGAAG ATAATGCAGCCTCCACCGCAGCTGCTGTTGCCAAGAAGACAGAGCCTATGGGTGGTATGTCATCACTGTTGTTATCTCAGCAGCCTGGGAAAGACACGTCTAGagctggagaggagggagataAATGGTCACCTGCCGCCTCCCCAAACAAACCTGCTGCAG GTCACGCAGCAAAGTCCATTTCATCGACGGCCCCCTCTCCGTTGTCATCTCCTTCTACATCTTCAACATTGTCCCCTGGCCGAGCAAAGATGAGTGTTTCCGGACCTGGCAGTAGTAAATCCGTCCTGGCACctgctccttcctcctcctcttcttcctcttcctcctcttcctcttcttcgtCCTCTGCCACAGCTTCCTCATCTCCGTCTGTCTCCCCTGGCCCACCCAAGATTCATCGGGCCCGCAAGACCATGAACAGGCCTCCACCAGGGCAG ATGAGCCATGTTGAGCGACCTGTTGCGTCAGTGACACCCTCAGGATCCTCAGACTCTGAGACTG TCGCAAAAAGGAGAAAACTGGGTCATTCATCTAACGGCACACCAGAGAAGTCTGAGAACGTTCCAGAAAATGCTCAAACTATG GAAGAAACATTATCCCATAAAAAGACTGCGCCAGAGAAGAGCAACAGTGGTGTGAGGAAGTCGGAGGAGGAGGTAGCAGAGAAAAGTGAGATTTCAAGTCCGTCCACGCGAGATTCAGAAAAG TTTGAAGATGCAGAATTAAGGCAGCACACTAAAGACACAGAGGGGTCAGTGGACATGTCAGATCAT GGTTCAGAGTCTGAGACACCGAGAGCTGTCAAGAGTAGAAATGAAAGCGAGGAGTCTTCATGGCCGCCTTCAGaccaggacagagagagaaacacagctgatgtgGTGGAGACAGTGGGAG GAAGGTCCAATGAATACACGGAGGTTCCCCTGGGCGCTCTGGACATCGCTGCTGCAGACAGTCTGACACTTTCTCCTCATCATG AAGGAAGCGATGCAGGAGACACAGAGCGGCTGGAGGAGCTTCCTCTGTGCAGCTGCAGGATGGAGGCTCCTCGAGTCGACAGCACCAGCCAGCGTATCAGCAGACAGTGTATGGCCACTGAGAGCATCAATGGAGAG CTGAGGGCCTGTACCAATCGGACCATTAAAGGAGAGACCATGCGGCCGTCGAGTCGAGTGCCCCTCATGGTGCTTTGTGACGTCCATCGCTCGCACATGGTCAAACACCACTGCTGTCCTGGGTGTGGATACTTCTGCATAGCG GGCACGTTTCTCGAATGCTGCCCAGACCAGCGCATTGCTCACCGTTTCCACCGGGGTTGTGTGACAGTGCTTGGCGGCGGACGCAGTAGATCAAACGGCGGTGGCATGCTTTTCTGTCCCCACTGCGGCGAAGATGCCTCCGAGGCCCAGGAGGTCACGATCCCCTCCTTCAGCTCGGCCACGGCCTCCGCAACCACTGTCGTCACCATGTCAGCCTCCTCTACCACCACTCCGTCTCTGCCGCCGTCTGCCCCTACGGCGCCCTCCCTCACAGCCTCAACAGGAGGGATGAAGGACGGGAAGATGCCTGAAAGGCCTGTCAG CGCCCGGATGCGTAGCCATGGCTTGATAACACTGGcagtggagcagcagcagcagcagccccagCCCCCACAGACTGTCGCCAACGTCCCCCCAGCTGAAGAGGGGGTGGACAGTGTGGGACCTTCTCTCTGTATGCCAAATGGGAAACCCATCAGTCCCAGTGCACTTCCACCTGGGCCCAGCAGGGCGGCGCTGCAGAAGGCCATTCTTACACAGGACACTGAGAG GAGGAAGAAACTGAGGTTCCACCCCCGCCAGCTTTACCCTGCTGCCAAGCAAGGAGAGGTGCAGAGAGTACTGCTCATGCTGA tGGAGGGCATAGATCCAACATACCAGCCAGACTCTCAGAACAGGCGCTCTGCTCTCCATGCCGCAGCTCAGAGAGGTCTGATGGAAATCTGCTACATACTCATACAG GCTGGCGCTCAAGTGGATGCCCAGGACAAAGACCTGAGGACTCCTCTGTTGGAAGCAATCATCAACAATCACATTGAGGTGGCCCATTACCTCGTCCAGAACGGTGCCTGTGTCTATCATACT gagGAGGATGGGTATACTGGACTTCACCACGCAGCCAAGCTGGGAAACCTGGAGATTGTCAACTTGCTTCTGGAAACGGGGCAGGTTGATGTGAACGCACAG GACAGCGGCGGCTGGACCCCAATCATTTGGGCTGCAGAGCACAAGCATGTAGCGGTGATCAAAGCGCTGCTTAACAGGGGGGCTGATGTCACCATTAATGATAAG TCCTTTCCCTCCCTTCAGGAGCTGAACGTGTGTCTCCACTGGGCAGCGTATGCAGGTAATGTAGACATCGCAGAGCTCGTGTTGAACTCTGGCTGTTCGCTCAGCTCGGTTAACATGCACGGAGACACCCCGCTCCACATCGCCGCCAGAGAGGGTTACTTGGAATGTGTTAC GTTGTTCCTGTCCAGAGGTGCAGACATTGACATCATGAACAGGGAAGGAGACACGCCTCTTAGCCTCGCGCGGGCTGACACGCCGGTGTGGGTGGCACTCCAGATCAACAGGAAACTGAGAAGGGGAATAACCAATCGTATGCTTCGGACTGAGAGAATCATCTGCAG CGACATTGCGCAGGGCTATGAGAACGTACCGATCCCCTGTGTGAACGCAGTAGACGACGAGGGCTGTCCTTCAGACTACAAATATGTTTCAGAAAACTGTGAAACATCAGCAATGAACATAGACCGCAACATTACACACTTACAG CACTGCAGCTGCACTGATGACTGCTCTTCTAGTAACTGCCTCTGTGGACAGCTCAGTATCCGCTGCTGGTATGACAAG GACCAGCGGCTGCTCCAGGAATTCAACAAAATTGAGCCTCCTCTCATATTTGAATGCAACATGGCATGTTCCTGTTACCGAACATGCAAGAACAGGGTGGTGCAGGCTGGCATCAA AGTTCGTCTTCAGCTCTACAGGACAGAGAAGATGGGCTGGGGAGTTCGAGCTCTGCAGGATATTCCCCAGGGGAGCTTCATCTGCGA ATATGTCGGGGAGCTCATCTCTGACGCAGAGGCAGATGTTAGAGAAGATGACTCCTACCTGTTTGACCTGGACAACAAG GACGGAGAGGTGTATTGTATAGACGCCCGATACTATGGCAACATCAGCCGATTCATCAACCACCTGTGCGACCCAAACCTCATCCCCGTACGTGTGTTCATGCTGCACCAGGACCTGAGATTCCCCCGCATTGCCTTCTTCAGCTCCAGAGACATTCTCAGCGGACAAGAGCTGGG ATTCGACTATGGAGACCGCTTCTGGGACATTAAGAGCAAgtacttcacctgtcagtgtggATCAGAGAAATGCAAACACTCAGCCGAGGCCATCGCCTTGGAGCAGAGCCGACTGGCTCGACTGGAGGCTTGTCCAGAATCGGGAGCAGACTGCGGGATGACGATGCTGGGAAACTCTTAA
- the ehmt2 gene encoding histone-lysine N-methyltransferase EHMT2 isoform X1, with amino-acid sequence MSASETTTKEPPERNDSKTPAESLSGPSQVKEDNAASTAAAVAKKTEPMGGMSSLLLSQQPGKDTSRAGEEGDKWSPAASPNKPAAGHAAKSISSTAPSPLSSPSTSSTLSPGRAKMSVSGPGSSKSVLAPAPSSSSSSSSSSSSSSSSATASSSPSVSPGPPKIHRARKTMNRPPPGQMSHVERPVASVTPSGSSDSETVAKRRKLGHSSNGTPEKSENVPENAQTMEETLSHKKTAPEKSNSGVRKSEEEVAEKSEISSPSTRDSEKFEDAELRQHTKDTEGSVDMSDHGSESETPRAVKSRNESEESSWPPSDQDRERNTADVVETVGAGRSNEYTEVPLGALDIAAADSLTLSPHHEGSDAGDTERLEELPLCSCRMEAPRVDSTSQRISRQCMATESINGELRACTNRTIKGETMRPSSRVPLMVLCDVHRSHMVKHHCCPGCGYFCIAGTFLECCPDQRIAHRFHRGCVTVLGGGRSRSNGGGMLFCPHCGEDASEAQEVTIPSFSSATASATTVVTMSASSTTTPSLPPSAPTAPSLTASTGGMKDGKMPERPVSARMRSHGLITLAVEQQQQQPQPPQTVANVPPAEEGVDSVGPSLCMPNGKPISPSALPPGPSRAALQKAILTQDTERRKKLRFHPRQLYPAAKQGEVQRVLLMLMEGIDPTYQPDSQNRRSALHAAAQRGLMEICYILIQAGAQVDAQDKDLRTPLLEAIINNHIEVAHYLVQNGACVYHTEEDGYTGLHHAAKLGNLEIVNLLLETGQVDVNAQDSGGWTPIIWAAEHKHVAVIKALLNRGADVTINDKSFPSLQELNVCLHWAAYAGNVDIAELVLNSGCSLSSVNMHGDTPLHIAAREGYLECVTLFLSRGADIDIMNREGDTPLSLARADTPVWVALQINRKLRRGITNRMLRTERIICSDIAQGYENVPIPCVNAVDDEGCPSDYKYVSENCETSAMNIDRNITHLQHCSCTDDCSSSNCLCGQLSIRCWYDKDQRLLQEFNKIEPPLIFECNMACSCYRTCKNRVVQAGIKVRLQLYRTEKMGWGVRALQDIPQGSFICEYVGELISDAEADVREDDSYLFDLDNKDGEVYCIDARYYGNISRFINHLCDPNLIPVRVFMLHQDLRFPRIAFFSSRDILSGQELGFDYGDRFWDIKSKYFTCQCGSEKCKHSAEAIALEQSRLARLEACPESGADCGMTMLGNS; translated from the exons ATGTCGGCATCCGAGACAACGACGAAG GAGCCTCCTGAAAGAAATGACTCAAAAACACCAGCAGAGTCATTATCTGGACCAAGTCAAGTAAAGGAAG ATAATGCAGCCTCCACCGCAGCTGCTGTTGCCAAGAAGACAGAGCCTATGGGTGGTATGTCATCACTGTTGTTATCTCAGCAGCCTGGGAAAGACACGTCTAGagctggagaggagggagataAATGGTCACCTGCCGCCTCCCCAAACAAACCTGCTGCAG GTCACGCAGCAAAGTCCATTTCATCGACGGCCCCCTCTCCGTTGTCATCTCCTTCTACATCTTCAACATTGTCCCCTGGCCGAGCAAAGATGAGTGTTTCCGGACCTGGCAGTAGTAAATCCGTCCTGGCACctgctccttcctcctcctcttcttcctcttcctcctcttcctcttcttcgtCCTCTGCCACAGCTTCCTCATCTCCGTCTGTCTCCCCTGGCCCACCCAAGATTCATCGGGCCCGCAAGACCATGAACAGGCCTCCACCAGGGCAG ATGAGCCATGTTGAGCGACCTGTTGCGTCAGTGACACCCTCAGGATCCTCAGACTCTGAGACTG TCGCAAAAAGGAGAAAACTGGGTCATTCATCTAACGGCACACCAGAGAAGTCTGAGAACGTTCCAGAAAATGCTCAAACTATG GAAGAAACATTATCCCATAAAAAGACTGCGCCAGAGAAGAGCAACAGTGGTGTGAGGAAGTCGGAGGAGGAGGTAGCAGAGAAAAGTGAGATTTCAAGTCCGTCCACGCGAGATTCAGAAAAG TTTGAAGATGCAGAATTAAGGCAGCACACTAAAGACACAGAGGGGTCAGTGGACATGTCAGATCAT GGTTCAGAGTCTGAGACACCGAGAGCTGTCAAGAGTAGAAATGAAAGCGAGGAGTCTTCATGGCCGCCTTCAGaccaggacagagagagaaacacagctgatgtgGTGGAGACAGTGGGAG CAGGAAGGTCCAATGAATACACGGAGGTTCCCCTGGGCGCTCTGGACATCGCTGCTGCAGACAGTCTGACACTTTCTCCTCATCATG AAGGAAGCGATGCAGGAGACACAGAGCGGCTGGAGGAGCTTCCTCTGTGCAGCTGCAGGATGGAGGCTCCTCGAGTCGACAGCACCAGCCAGCGTATCAGCAGACAGTGTATGGCCACTGAGAGCATCAATGGAGAG CTGAGGGCCTGTACCAATCGGACCATTAAAGGAGAGACCATGCGGCCGTCGAGTCGAGTGCCCCTCATGGTGCTTTGTGACGTCCATCGCTCGCACATGGTCAAACACCACTGCTGTCCTGGGTGTGGATACTTCTGCATAGCG GGCACGTTTCTCGAATGCTGCCCAGACCAGCGCATTGCTCACCGTTTCCACCGGGGTTGTGTGACAGTGCTTGGCGGCGGACGCAGTAGATCAAACGGCGGTGGCATGCTTTTCTGTCCCCACTGCGGCGAAGATGCCTCCGAGGCCCAGGAGGTCACGATCCCCTCCTTCAGCTCGGCCACGGCCTCCGCAACCACTGTCGTCACCATGTCAGCCTCCTCTACCACCACTCCGTCTCTGCCGCCGTCTGCCCCTACGGCGCCCTCCCTCACAGCCTCAACAGGAGGGATGAAGGACGGGAAGATGCCTGAAAGGCCTGTCAG CGCCCGGATGCGTAGCCATGGCTTGATAACACTGGcagtggagcagcagcagcagcagccccagCCCCCACAGACTGTCGCCAACGTCCCCCCAGCTGAAGAGGGGGTGGACAGTGTGGGACCTTCTCTCTGTATGCCAAATGGGAAACCCATCAGTCCCAGTGCACTTCCACCTGGGCCCAGCAGGGCGGCGCTGCAGAAGGCCATTCTTACACAGGACACTGAGAG GAGGAAGAAACTGAGGTTCCACCCCCGCCAGCTTTACCCTGCTGCCAAGCAAGGAGAGGTGCAGAGAGTACTGCTCATGCTGA tGGAGGGCATAGATCCAACATACCAGCCAGACTCTCAGAACAGGCGCTCTGCTCTCCATGCCGCAGCTCAGAGAGGTCTGATGGAAATCTGCTACATACTCATACAG GCTGGCGCTCAAGTGGATGCCCAGGACAAAGACCTGAGGACTCCTCTGTTGGAAGCAATCATCAACAATCACATTGAGGTGGCCCATTACCTCGTCCAGAACGGTGCCTGTGTCTATCATACT gagGAGGATGGGTATACTGGACTTCACCACGCAGCCAAGCTGGGAAACCTGGAGATTGTCAACTTGCTTCTGGAAACGGGGCAGGTTGATGTGAACGCACAG GACAGCGGCGGCTGGACCCCAATCATTTGGGCTGCAGAGCACAAGCATGTAGCGGTGATCAAAGCGCTGCTTAACAGGGGGGCTGATGTCACCATTAATGATAAG TCCTTTCCCTCCCTTCAGGAGCTGAACGTGTGTCTCCACTGGGCAGCGTATGCAGGTAATGTAGACATCGCAGAGCTCGTGTTGAACTCTGGCTGTTCGCTCAGCTCGGTTAACATGCACGGAGACACCCCGCTCCACATCGCCGCCAGAGAGGGTTACTTGGAATGTGTTAC GTTGTTCCTGTCCAGAGGTGCAGACATTGACATCATGAACAGGGAAGGAGACACGCCTCTTAGCCTCGCGCGGGCTGACACGCCGGTGTGGGTGGCACTCCAGATCAACAGGAAACTGAGAAGGGGAATAACCAATCGTATGCTTCGGACTGAGAGAATCATCTGCAG CGACATTGCGCAGGGCTATGAGAACGTACCGATCCCCTGTGTGAACGCAGTAGACGACGAGGGCTGTCCTTCAGACTACAAATATGTTTCAGAAAACTGTGAAACATCAGCAATGAACATAGACCGCAACATTACACACTTACAG CACTGCAGCTGCACTGATGACTGCTCTTCTAGTAACTGCCTCTGTGGACAGCTCAGTATCCGCTGCTGGTATGACAAG GACCAGCGGCTGCTCCAGGAATTCAACAAAATTGAGCCTCCTCTCATATTTGAATGCAACATGGCATGTTCCTGTTACCGAACATGCAAGAACAGGGTGGTGCAGGCTGGCATCAA AGTTCGTCTTCAGCTCTACAGGACAGAGAAGATGGGCTGGGGAGTTCGAGCTCTGCAGGATATTCCCCAGGGGAGCTTCATCTGCGA ATATGTCGGGGAGCTCATCTCTGACGCAGAGGCAGATGTTAGAGAAGATGACTCCTACCTGTTTGACCTGGACAACAAG GACGGAGAGGTGTATTGTATAGACGCCCGATACTATGGCAACATCAGCCGATTCATCAACCACCTGTGCGACCCAAACCTCATCCCCGTACGTGTGTTCATGCTGCACCAGGACCTGAGATTCCCCCGCATTGCCTTCTTCAGCTCCAGAGACATTCTCAGCGGACAAGAGCTGGG ATTCGACTATGGAGACCGCTTCTGGGACATTAAGAGCAAgtacttcacctgtcagtgtggATCAGAGAAATGCAAACACTCAGCCGAGGCCATCGCCTTGGAGCAGAGCCGACTGGCTCGACTGGAGGCTTGTCCAGAATCGGGAGCAGACTGCGGGATGACGATGCTGGGAAACTCTTAA
- the ehmt2 gene encoding histone-lysine N-methyltransferase EHMT2 isoform X3: MSASETTTKEPPERNDSKTPAESLSGPSQVKEDNAASTAAAVAKKTEPMGGMSSLLLSQQPGKDTSRAGEEGDKWSPAASPNKPAAGHAAKSISSTAPSPLSSPSTSSTLSPGRAKMSVSGPGSSKSVLAPAPSSSSSSSSSSSSSSSSATASSSPSVSPGPPKIHRARKTMNRPPPGQMSHVERPVASVTPSGSSDSETVAKRRKLGHSSNGTPEKSENVPENAQTMEETLSHKKTAPEKSNSGVRKSEEEVAEKSEISSPSTRDSEKFEDAELRQHTKDTEGSVDMSDHGSESETPRAVKSRNESEESSWPPSDQDRERNTADVVETVGAGRSNEYTEVPLGALDIAAADSLTLSPHHEGSDAGDTERLEELPLCSCRMEAPRVDSTSQRISRQCMATESINGELRACTNRTIKGETMRPSSRVPLMVLCDVHRSHMVKHHCCPGCGYFCIAGTFLECCPDQRIAHRFHRGCVTVLGGGRSRSNGGGMLFCPHCGEDASEAQEVTIPSFSSATASATTVVTMSASSTTTPSLPPSAPTAPSLTASTGGMKDGKMPERPVSARMRSHGLITLAVEQQQQQPQPPQTVANVPPAEEGVDSVGPSLCMPNGKPISPSALPPGPSRAALQKAILTQDTERRKKLRFHPRQLYPAAKQGEVQRVLLMLMEGIDPTYQPDSQNRRSALHAAAQRGLMEICYILIQAGAQVDAQDKDLRTPLLEAIINNHIEVAHYLVQNGACVYHTEEDGYTGLHHAAKLGNLEIVNLLLETGQVDVNAQDSGGWTPIIWAAEHKHVAVIKALLNRGADVTINDKELNVCLHWAAYAGNVDIAELVLNSGCSLSSVNMHGDTPLHIAAREGYLECVTLFLSRGADIDIMNREGDTPLSLARADTPVWVALQINRKLRRGITNRMLRTERIICSDIAQGYENVPIPCVNAVDDEGCPSDYKYVSENCETSAMNIDRNITHLQHCSCTDDCSSSNCLCGQLSIRCWYDKDQRLLQEFNKIEPPLIFECNMACSCYRTCKNRVVQAGIKVRLQLYRTEKMGWGVRALQDIPQGSFICEYVGELISDAEADVREDDSYLFDLDNKDGEVYCIDARYYGNISRFINHLCDPNLIPVRVFMLHQDLRFPRIAFFSSRDILSGQELGFDYGDRFWDIKSKYFTCQCGSEKCKHSAEAIALEQSRLARLEACPESGADCGMTMLGNS, encoded by the exons ATGTCGGCATCCGAGACAACGACGAAG GAGCCTCCTGAAAGAAATGACTCAAAAACACCAGCAGAGTCATTATCTGGACCAAGTCAAGTAAAGGAAG ATAATGCAGCCTCCACCGCAGCTGCTGTTGCCAAGAAGACAGAGCCTATGGGTGGTATGTCATCACTGTTGTTATCTCAGCAGCCTGGGAAAGACACGTCTAGagctggagaggagggagataAATGGTCACCTGCCGCCTCCCCAAACAAACCTGCTGCAG GTCACGCAGCAAAGTCCATTTCATCGACGGCCCCCTCTCCGTTGTCATCTCCTTCTACATCTTCAACATTGTCCCCTGGCCGAGCAAAGATGAGTGTTTCCGGACCTGGCAGTAGTAAATCCGTCCTGGCACctgctccttcctcctcctcttcttcctcttcctcctcttcctcttcttcgtCCTCTGCCACAGCTTCCTCATCTCCGTCTGTCTCCCCTGGCCCACCCAAGATTCATCGGGCCCGCAAGACCATGAACAGGCCTCCACCAGGGCAG ATGAGCCATGTTGAGCGACCTGTTGCGTCAGTGACACCCTCAGGATCCTCAGACTCTGAGACTG TCGCAAAAAGGAGAAAACTGGGTCATTCATCTAACGGCACACCAGAGAAGTCTGAGAACGTTCCAGAAAATGCTCAAACTATG GAAGAAACATTATCCCATAAAAAGACTGCGCCAGAGAAGAGCAACAGTGGTGTGAGGAAGTCGGAGGAGGAGGTAGCAGAGAAAAGTGAGATTTCAAGTCCGTCCACGCGAGATTCAGAAAAG TTTGAAGATGCAGAATTAAGGCAGCACACTAAAGACACAGAGGGGTCAGTGGACATGTCAGATCAT GGTTCAGAGTCTGAGACACCGAGAGCTGTCAAGAGTAGAAATGAAAGCGAGGAGTCTTCATGGCCGCCTTCAGaccaggacagagagagaaacacagctgatgtgGTGGAGACAGTGGGAG CAGGAAGGTCCAATGAATACACGGAGGTTCCCCTGGGCGCTCTGGACATCGCTGCTGCAGACAGTCTGACACTTTCTCCTCATCATG AAGGAAGCGATGCAGGAGACACAGAGCGGCTGGAGGAGCTTCCTCTGTGCAGCTGCAGGATGGAGGCTCCTCGAGTCGACAGCACCAGCCAGCGTATCAGCAGACAGTGTATGGCCACTGAGAGCATCAATGGAGAG CTGAGGGCCTGTACCAATCGGACCATTAAAGGAGAGACCATGCGGCCGTCGAGTCGAGTGCCCCTCATGGTGCTTTGTGACGTCCATCGCTCGCACATGGTCAAACACCACTGCTGTCCTGGGTGTGGATACTTCTGCATAGCG GGCACGTTTCTCGAATGCTGCCCAGACCAGCGCATTGCTCACCGTTTCCACCGGGGTTGTGTGACAGTGCTTGGCGGCGGACGCAGTAGATCAAACGGCGGTGGCATGCTTTTCTGTCCCCACTGCGGCGAAGATGCCTCCGAGGCCCAGGAGGTCACGATCCCCTCCTTCAGCTCGGCCACGGCCTCCGCAACCACTGTCGTCACCATGTCAGCCTCCTCTACCACCACTCCGTCTCTGCCGCCGTCTGCCCCTACGGCGCCCTCCCTCACAGCCTCAACAGGAGGGATGAAGGACGGGAAGATGCCTGAAAGGCCTGTCAG CGCCCGGATGCGTAGCCATGGCTTGATAACACTGGcagtggagcagcagcagcagcagccccagCCCCCACAGACTGTCGCCAACGTCCCCCCAGCTGAAGAGGGGGTGGACAGTGTGGGACCTTCTCTCTGTATGCCAAATGGGAAACCCATCAGTCCCAGTGCACTTCCACCTGGGCCCAGCAGGGCGGCGCTGCAGAAGGCCATTCTTACACAGGACACTGAGAG GAGGAAGAAACTGAGGTTCCACCCCCGCCAGCTTTACCCTGCTGCCAAGCAAGGAGAGGTGCAGAGAGTACTGCTCATGCTGA tGGAGGGCATAGATCCAACATACCAGCCAGACTCTCAGAACAGGCGCTCTGCTCTCCATGCCGCAGCTCAGAGAGGTCTGATGGAAATCTGCTACATACTCATACAG GCTGGCGCTCAAGTGGATGCCCAGGACAAAGACCTGAGGACTCCTCTGTTGGAAGCAATCATCAACAATCACATTGAGGTGGCCCATTACCTCGTCCAGAACGGTGCCTGTGTCTATCATACT gagGAGGATGGGTATACTGGACTTCACCACGCAGCCAAGCTGGGAAACCTGGAGATTGTCAACTTGCTTCTGGAAACGGGGCAGGTTGATGTGAACGCACAG GACAGCGGCGGCTGGACCCCAATCATTTGGGCTGCAGAGCACAAGCATGTAGCGGTGATCAAAGCGCTGCTTAACAGGGGGGCTGATGTCACCATTAATGATAAG GAGCTGAACGTGTGTCTCCACTGGGCAGCGTATGCAGGTAATGTAGACATCGCAGAGCTCGTGTTGAACTCTGGCTGTTCGCTCAGCTCGGTTAACATGCACGGAGACACCCCGCTCCACATCGCCGCCAGAGAGGGTTACTTGGAATGTGTTAC GTTGTTCCTGTCCAGAGGTGCAGACATTGACATCATGAACAGGGAAGGAGACACGCCTCTTAGCCTCGCGCGGGCTGACACGCCGGTGTGGGTGGCACTCCAGATCAACAGGAAACTGAGAAGGGGAATAACCAATCGTATGCTTCGGACTGAGAGAATCATCTGCAG CGACATTGCGCAGGGCTATGAGAACGTACCGATCCCCTGTGTGAACGCAGTAGACGACGAGGGCTGTCCTTCAGACTACAAATATGTTTCAGAAAACTGTGAAACATCAGCAATGAACATAGACCGCAACATTACACACTTACAG CACTGCAGCTGCACTGATGACTGCTCTTCTAGTAACTGCCTCTGTGGACAGCTCAGTATCCGCTGCTGGTATGACAAG GACCAGCGGCTGCTCCAGGAATTCAACAAAATTGAGCCTCCTCTCATATTTGAATGCAACATGGCATGTTCCTGTTACCGAACATGCAAGAACAGGGTGGTGCAGGCTGGCATCAA AGTTCGTCTTCAGCTCTACAGGACAGAGAAGATGGGCTGGGGAGTTCGAGCTCTGCAGGATATTCCCCAGGGGAGCTTCATCTGCGA ATATGTCGGGGAGCTCATCTCTGACGCAGAGGCAGATGTTAGAGAAGATGACTCCTACCTGTTTGACCTGGACAACAAG GACGGAGAGGTGTATTGTATAGACGCCCGATACTATGGCAACATCAGCCGATTCATCAACCACCTGTGCGACCCAAACCTCATCCCCGTACGTGTGTTCATGCTGCACCAGGACCTGAGATTCCCCCGCATTGCCTTCTTCAGCTCCAGAGACATTCTCAGCGGACAAGAGCTGGG ATTCGACTATGGAGACCGCTTCTGGGACATTAAGAGCAAgtacttcacctgtcagtgtggATCAGAGAAATGCAAACACTCAGCCGAGGCCATCGCCTTGGAGCAGAGCCGACTGGCTCGACTGGAGGCTTGTCCAGAATCGGGAGCAGACTGCGGGATGACGATGCTGGGAAACTCTTAA